The nucleotide window TGGATCTCCACACGCCACTTACCATCCCCGTCATGATGGTATAGTTCCAACTCTGGTGCAAAGACTGGTTCATACTCTACCTTAGAAAACCAATGGCCAAAGAGATATTGATATAACAGCGGTACCTCAATCATTGAACCCTGATGAGAGCAGACCACATAGGTTTGTCTAGGAATCTCCAGGGTATCCAGCTTCTTCCCACTCTCTGATAATTTTAGTGGCAGATCTTCCGTCATCCGTAGTCCTGCCAAATAATCATAGCGTGTACCCCCTATTGGAAGAATAACCCCCACCTGTTCACGTTGACGTTCAACTAAATGGCACAACTCATTCCATAGCGCCTGAATCCTCCTTTGATTATGCTCCATGCTCGGTGATGACTCTACTCGTAGATTTCTTAAAGATAAACCGCATACTGCCATTCTATCTAAGCGAAGAATCTGTACCTCTGGAACTGGAAAGTGAGAATTCATCGAAAACAATTCATTCTCTGTAAAGGATAGCTTAGGGTACTGAAATGTAGCCTTTTCATCGAGTCGATATTGATCTGGTGTCACTCCAATCAACCGCTTGAACGAACGAGTGAAGGCTTCATGACTTGAGAATCCAAGACTCACTGCAATATCGATGATCCGATGATCAGAATCTAATAGTCTCATGGCTGCTTGAGAGAATCGACGCTTCCGAATATACATAGCAGTGGTCTCGCCTACTAATAAGCCAAAGATTCGATGAAAATGCCAGGGTGATACATGAACATGCTTGGCAATATCTTTGAGGGTTATGGCATTAAGAAGATTATCTTCAATATAGTTAAGCGAATTCTGAATCACCTTTATATAGTTCATCTCAGCTTAAACC belongs to Rubeoparvulum massiliense and includes:
- a CDS encoding AraC family transcriptional regulator; translated protein: MNYIKVIQNSLNYIEDNLLNAITLKDIAKHVHVSPWHFHRIFGLLVGETTAMYIRKRRFSQAAMRLLDSDHRIIDIAVSLGFSSHEAFTRSFKRLIGVTPDQYRLDEKATFQYPKLSFTENELFSMNSHFPVPEVQILRLDRMAVCGLSLRNLRVESSPSMEHNQRRIQALWNELCHLVERQREQVGVILPIGGTRYDYLAGLRMTEDLPLKLSESGKKLDTLEIPRQTYVVCSHQGSMIEVPLLYQYLFGHWFSKVEYEPVFAPELELYHHDGDGKWRVEIHLPIK